In a genomic window of Streptomyces sp. NBC_01231:
- a CDS encoding LuxR C-terminal-related transcriptional regulator, with translation MDTAAGGGPLTQLSSFVGRTDEMVELGRLLHGLRLLTLTGPAGVGKSRLALELAGQEQRSRHCEVAVVKLAALTDADEIRRRILAAVGAPAEDGAPHADATERLLVLDDCEHVLDACGLTLTELLPRHPCLRVVATSREPLCLPGEAVFSLSGLALPDRNGECLLTECQRSDAVLLFLDRARAVVPDFRLTRENAGHVCEICVRLDGLPLPIEMAARLTNVFPLTEVAARLDDRFSLLTHGWRLADRRHQSLRACLEWGYDLLTTAERSLLRKLSVLPGGFGLDTAAAVAADGDTPRSDTSELLVALSAKSVITPFTAQNGPARFRLLESMRDFGHERLVAASEDTEAYGRLVTWLTRLAEPLHREVFVQSAVLRRLEEEHGNLTEVLHRLEPGTDERQLLLASALARVELSRGPADGTLSLVSKALECGSEASPYRSVALECAAALAGRQADHGTAMGYAEQAVEVERGHDRAPLLGRLLLLRSALHETHGDRNGAVADLRECLEIGRGLRDETLTALCRSVLARFRVLEGELGPAEEAIGTLLPVLRTRVSPRWLHSVLVTAGALALEKGDLSTAEAYFTESLQSPAEHMRGPAEALRGLAVVAARGYRFEKALRLIGAAEQIGPRATWGDAWWQERVNAARSMALKALPAHRASASLEAGRAMLHRHVLAFAQGSQTSRASAKDTAGNVLSRREQDVTALVVQGLTNRQIAARIHVSVRTVETHVRHIKTVLGLRSRAHIAAWAAEQGTAPAGHTCATALPALV, from the coding sequence ATGGACACCGCGGCCGGCGGCGGGCCGCTGACCCAGTTGAGCAGTTTCGTCGGCCGAACCGACGAGATGGTGGAACTGGGCCGACTGCTCCACGGTTTACGGCTGCTCACGCTGACCGGGCCCGCCGGTGTGGGCAAGTCCCGCCTGGCGCTGGAACTCGCCGGGCAGGAGCAGCGCAGCAGGCACTGCGAGGTCGCCGTCGTGAAACTGGCGGCGCTGACCGACGCCGACGAGATACGCAGACGGATCCTGGCCGCCGTCGGCGCGCCGGCCGAGGACGGCGCCCCCCACGCCGACGCCACCGAGCGTCTCCTGGTGCTGGACGACTGCGAACACGTCCTGGACGCGTGCGGGTTGACGCTGACCGAACTGCTGCCGCGCCACCCCTGTCTGCGGGTCGTCGCCACCAGCCGAGAACCGCTGTGTCTCCCGGGCGAGGCGGTCTTCTCCCTGTCCGGTCTGGCACTGCCCGACCGCAACGGCGAGTGTCTCCTCACGGAGTGCCAGCGCTCCGACGCCGTCCTCCTCTTCTTGGACCGGGCACGCGCGGTGGTGCCCGACTTCCGGCTCACGCGAGAGAACGCCGGGCACGTCTGCGAGATCTGTGTCCGGCTCGACGGGCTTCCGCTGCCCATCGAGATGGCGGCCCGGCTGACGAACGTGTTCCCGCTGACTGAGGTCGCGGCCCGCCTCGACGACCGTTTCTCCCTGCTGACCCACGGATGGCGCCTGGCGGACCGCCGGCACCAGAGTCTGCGGGCCTGCCTCGAATGGGGCTACGACCTGCTGACCACGGCCGAACGGTCATTGCTGCGGAAACTGTCCGTGCTCCCGGGCGGTTTCGGGCTCGACACGGCCGCGGCGGTGGCCGCCGACGGTGACACCCCGCGGTCGGACACCTCGGAACTGCTGGTCGCGCTGTCCGCCAAATCCGTCATCACTCCCTTCACCGCCCAGAACGGCCCCGCACGGTTCCGGCTGCTGGAGTCCATGCGGGACTTCGGCCACGAACGGCTGGTCGCCGCGAGCGAGGACACCGAGGCGTACGGGCGGCTGGTGACCTGGCTGACCCGGCTGGCCGAGCCGCTCCACAGGGAGGTCTTCGTCCAGTCCGCGGTGCTGCGGCGGCTGGAGGAGGAGCACGGCAACCTCACCGAGGTCCTGCACCGGCTGGAACCCGGCACGGACGAGCGGCAGTTACTGCTGGCCAGTGCACTGGCGAGGGTGGAGCTGTCGCGAGGGCCGGCGGACGGCACGCTGTCCCTCGTCTCGAAGGCCCTGGAGTGCGGCAGCGAGGCGTCGCCCTACCGGAGCGTCGCCCTGGAGTGCGCCGCCGCGCTGGCGGGACGACAGGCGGATCACGGCACCGCCATGGGCTATGCCGAGCAGGCCGTGGAAGTGGAACGTGGCCACGACCGCGCCCCGCTCCTCGGCCGTCTGCTGCTGCTGCGCAGCGCCCTCCATGAGACGCACGGCGATCGCAACGGTGCAGTGGCGGACCTGCGGGAGTGCCTGGAGATCGGCCGCGGTCTGCGCGACGAGACCCTCACGGCGCTGTGCAGGTCCGTTCTGGCCCGGTTCCGGGTGCTCGAGGGTGAACTGGGGCCAGCCGAGGAGGCGATCGGCACGCTGCTGCCCGTACTGCGTACGAGGGTCTCGCCCCGGTGGCTGCACTCGGTTCTCGTCACGGCGGGCGCGCTCGCCCTGGAGAAGGGCGACCTGTCCACGGCGGAGGCGTACTTCACCGAGTCGCTGCAGAGCCCCGCGGAGCACATGCGCGGGCCGGCCGAGGCACTGCGCGGCCTGGCCGTCGTGGCCGCCCGCGGCTATCGCTTCGAGAAGGCGCTCCGGCTCATCGGGGCGGCCGAGCAGATCGGCCCCCGTGCCACGTGGGGCGACGCGTGGTGGCAGGAGCGGGTGAACGCGGCGCGGTCCATGGCGTTGAAGGCGCTGCCGGCCCACCGGGCCAGCGCCTCGCTCGAAGCCGGCCGCGCGATGCTCCACCGGCACGTGCTCGCCTTCGCCCAGGGCTCCCAGACCTCCCGGGCGAGCGCGAAGGACACCGCCGGCAACGTGCTCAGCAGACGGGAGCAGGACGTCACCGCCCTGGTGGTACAGGGGCTGACCAACCGTCAGATCGCCGCCCGCATCCACGTGTCGGTGCGGACCGTCGAGACGCACGTCCGCCACATCAAGACCGTCCTGGGCCTGCGTTCACGCGCACACATCGCGGCCTGGGCCGCGGAACAGGGAACGGCGCCGGCCGGGCACACCTGCGCCACCGCGCTCCCCGCCCTGGTCTGA
- a CDS encoding type III polyketide synthase produces the protein MTPATEGTPRRSGPAAPGVAGVGTAVPPTSYTQQEILDIFGIADRRIRSVFLGGAIERRNLTLPPAGPDGLPAVESQGDLLGKHTAGGLRLGREAVECCLKDTGAAPGDVRYLCCVTSTGLLTPGFSALLIKDLGIERSCQRLDVVGMGCNAGLNALNAVAGWAAGHPGELALMVCIEVCSAAYVFDGTMRSSVVNSLFGDGAAAVAVRAAPQDPPAAPALLRFSSHLIPEAVDAMRYDWDEGHGKFSFRLDPDVPYVVGANAESAVARLLDGTGLRVGDIAHWLVHSGGKKVIDAIRVNLGLSRYDVRHTTGVLRDHGNLSSGSFLFSYERLRDEEAAARGDLGVLMTMGPGSTIETALVRW, from the coding sequence GTGACACCGGCGACGGAGGGCACGCCACGGCGGTCCGGCCCCGCTGCCCCGGGTGTCGCCGGAGTCGGCACCGCGGTGCCGCCCACCTCCTACACGCAGCAGGAGATCCTCGACATCTTCGGCATCGCCGACCGCCGCATCCGCTCCGTCTTTCTCGGCGGAGCCATCGAACGCCGCAACCTCACCCTGCCCCCGGCCGGCCCCGACGGGCTGCCCGCCGTCGAGTCACAGGGCGACCTGCTGGGGAAACACACCGCGGGCGGACTGCGGCTCGGCCGCGAGGCCGTCGAGTGCTGCCTGAAGGACACGGGCGCCGCACCGGGCGACGTCCGCTACCTGTGCTGCGTCACCTCCACCGGTCTGCTCACCCCCGGCTTCTCCGCGCTGCTCATCAAGGACCTGGGCATCGAGCGGTCCTGCCAGCGCCTGGACGTCGTCGGCATGGGCTGCAACGCGGGCCTGAACGCCCTCAACGCCGTGGCCGGCTGGGCCGCCGGCCACCCGGGCGAACTCGCCCTGATGGTGTGCATCGAGGTCTGCTCCGCCGCCTACGTCTTCGACGGCACCATGCGCTCCTCGGTGGTCAACAGCCTGTTCGGCGACGGCGCCGCGGCCGTCGCGGTGCGTGCCGCCCCGCAGGACCCCCCGGCGGCCCCGGCCCTGCTGAGGTTCAGCAGCCACCTCATCCCCGAGGCGGTCGACGCGATGCGCTACGACTGGGACGAAGGGCACGGCAAGTTCAGCTTCCGCCTCGACCCCGACGTCCCCTACGTCGTCGGGGCCAACGCCGAGTCCGCCGTGGCACGGCTGCTGGACGGCACCGGACTGCGGGTCGGGGACATCGCCCACTGGCTGGTCCACTCGGGCGGCAAGAAGGTCATCGACGCGATCCGGGTGAACCTCGGGCTCTCCCGGTACGACGTGCGGCACACCACCGGGGTCCTGCGGGACCACGGCAACCTCTCCAGCGGCTCGTTCCTGTTCTCCTACGAGCGGCTGCGCGACGAGGAGGCGGCTGCCCGGGGGGATCTCGGAGTCCTGATGACGATGGGGCCGGGCTCGACCATCGAGACGGCACTGGTGCGCTGGTGA
- a CDS encoding enoyl-CoA hydratase/isomerase family protein produces MRTEPDRTELAGDLGLLVRLDTGSPLPELTAALDEVGEQAGKQCEPAAVVLRLTSPTHRPQAWPDGVTVQEVKRWERAVRRLEQLENTTVAVAEGTCGGAALDLLLAVDYRIGRPGLRLLLPVNDGHFWPGMSLYRLVRHIGPARARRIVLWDSVIELSDAAALGIVDQVAEDLAEAVRTATARRGRLSDRETPIRRRLLEEAVSAAYEDALGVHLAACDRELRRLAAGAQDDPGRTEPAG; encoded by the coding sequence ATGAGGACCGAGCCCGATCGGACCGAACTGGCCGGCGACCTCGGCCTCCTGGTCCGGCTCGACACCGGCAGCCCGTTGCCCGAGCTGACCGCGGCGCTGGACGAGGTGGGGGAACAGGCCGGCAAACAGTGCGAACCGGCGGCCGTGGTCCTCCGGCTCACCTCGCCGACGCACCGGCCGCAGGCCTGGCCCGACGGTGTGACCGTCCAGGAGGTCAAGCGCTGGGAACGCGCCGTCCGCCGCCTGGAACAACTGGAGAACACCACCGTCGCCGTTGCCGAGGGCACCTGCGGCGGCGCGGCCCTCGACCTGCTGCTCGCCGTGGACTACCGGATCGGCCGCCCCGGTCTGCGGCTGCTGCTGCCCGTCAACGACGGACACTTCTGGCCGGGAATGTCCCTGTACCGGCTCGTCCGGCACATCGGGCCGGCCCGCGCCCGCCGCATCGTGCTGTGGGACTCCGTCATCGAGCTGTCCGACGCCGCGGCCCTCGGCATCGTCGACCAGGTGGCCGAGGACCTCGCCGAGGCCGTCCGCACCGCCACCGCACGGCGCGGCCGGCTCTCGGACCGGGAGACGCCGATCCGCCGACGGCTGCTGGAGGAGGCGGTGTCCGCGGCCTACGAGGACGCGCTCGGTGTCCACCTGGCCGCCTGCGACCGGGAGTTGCGACGCCTGGCCGCCGGCGCCCAGGACGACCCCGGCCGGACGGAGCCGGCCGGATGA
- a CDS encoding enoyl-CoA hydratase/isomerase family protein translates to MTTDTHTGTAPGPAGHFDADARRLAEYAAGADRALAALAPVPDRSPQERARAAAVHAGARHARRSFLTRHTESVYDLLTDGMTRRVRLPELVYDAADRLPGLVPTRAQMADERRLVQAEKEGREIDQGLFCGAVLGSPTAGRHLVETMLGPTARALRLLDGFRAEGRAELGTVHVERRGTAAHVEFRNPRRLNAEDSRLIADLDTAVDLVLLDDTVRVGVLRGGSVDHPAHRGRRVFSAGIDLTDLRNGRIPFVEFLLGRELGYVNKMFRGLLTDTGTGARSRRGVTKPWVAAVDTFAIGGGMQLLLVLDHVIAEEHAYVSLPAAEEGIVPGVANLRLTRLAGARLARQVVLGGRRIAATDAEARAVFDEVVPADRVDEAAERAAAALSAPAVPANRHMLALAEEPLDLFRAYLAEFAVTQVERAYAPDVLAKVERRWQERERRRAERRDHP, encoded by the coding sequence ATGACCACCGACACGCACACCGGCACCGCTCCCGGACCGGCTGGTCACTTCGATGCCGACGCGCGCCGCCTGGCCGAGTACGCGGCCGGAGCCGACCGGGCCCTGGCCGCACTGGCACCCGTACCCGACCGCTCCCCCCAGGAACGCGCCCGCGCCGCCGCCGTCCACGCCGGCGCCCGCCACGCCCGGCGGTCCTTCCTCACCCGGCACACCGAGTCCGTCTACGACCTGCTCACCGACGGGATGACGCGAAGGGTGCGGCTGCCGGAGCTGGTGTACGACGCCGCCGACCGTCTTCCCGGCCTGGTGCCGACCCGCGCGCAGATGGCCGACGAACGGCGGCTCGTCCAGGCCGAGAAGGAAGGCCGGGAGATCGACCAGGGTCTCTTCTGCGGCGCCGTGCTGGGCTCGCCCACCGCCGGCCGGCACCTCGTGGAGACGATGCTCGGACCCACCGCGCGCGCCCTGCGGCTCCTGGACGGGTTCCGTGCCGAGGGCCGCGCCGAACTCGGCACCGTCCACGTCGAACGCCGCGGCACCGCCGCGCACGTCGAGTTCCGCAACCCCCGTCGTCTCAACGCGGAGGACAGCCGGCTGATCGCCGACCTCGACACCGCCGTGGACCTCGTCCTGCTCGACGACACGGTCCGCGTCGGTGTCCTGCGCGGCGGTTCCGTCGACCACCCCGCCCACCGGGGCCGGCGCGTCTTCAGCGCCGGCATCGACCTCACCGACCTGCGCAACGGCCGGATCCCCTTCGTCGAGTTCCTCCTCGGCCGCGAACTCGGCTACGTCAACAAGATGTTCCGCGGACTGCTGACCGACACCGGCACCGGCGCCCGGAGCCGGCGAGGTGTGACCAAACCGTGGGTGGCGGCCGTCGACACCTTCGCCATCGGCGGCGGCATGCAGCTCCTGCTCGTCCTCGACCACGTCATCGCCGAGGAACACGCCTATGTCAGCCTGCCCGCTGCCGAAGAGGGCATCGTGCCGGGAGTCGCGAACCTCCGCCTCACCCGGCTGGCGGGAGCCCGCCTCGCCCGGCAGGTGGTGCTCGGCGGACGCAGGATCGCCGCCACCGACGCGGAGGCCCGTGCGGTGTTCGACGAGGTCGTGCCCGCCGACCGCGTGGACGAGGCGGCCGAACGCGCCGCGGCGGCCCTGTCCGCGCCCGCGGTCCCGGCGAACCGGCACATGCTCGCCCTTGCCGAGGAACCCCTCGACCTCTTCCGCGCCTACCTCGCCGAGTTCGCCGTGACCCAGGTGGAACGCGCCTACGCCCCCGACGTCCTGGCCAAGGTCGAACGGCGCTGGCAGGAGCGTGAACGGCGGCGCGCCGAGCGGAGGGACCACCCGTGA
- a CDS encoding PLP-dependent aminotransferase family protein, with the protein MTGPPDLLAQDLHGALQDPVLGSISFLTEVMERHPDAISFAPGAPHPDFVQGLDLRALTDRFVAHLSTDRGLGPYRAERALYEYGPAQGLINDLVAGALRADQGIDVTPDDIVITVGAQEAMLLTLRALCRDGRDVLAVADPCFPGIVGAARLLGIPVADVREGPAGLDPEHLAARCRQARAAGRRIRACYVAPDFSNPGGVSMSLAARYRLLDLAAHEDLLLIEDNAYAFTAPEDDHPPGLKALDTQRRVVHLGTFAKVGFPGARVGYAVADQRVHGAVGERSLAGELAALKTMVTVNTSPLSQAVVGGLLLEHGHSLTALARRKAERYRRNLACLTDALERHLGNGMPPGVVWHRPAGGFFVRVDLPVPVDLELLEVSASKYGVLWAPMRQFSLTDRGDRQIRLSCSYLEPDDIETGVQRLASFSQWTGAA; encoded by the coding sequence GTGACCGGCCCACCCGACCTGCTCGCACAGGACCTGCACGGAGCGCTCCAGGACCCGGTCCTCGGCTCCATCAGCTTCCTCACCGAGGTGATGGAGCGCCACCCCGACGCCATCTCCTTCGCGCCCGGCGCCCCGCACCCCGACTTCGTGCAGGGGCTGGACCTGCGTGCCCTGACGGACCGCTTCGTCGCCCACCTGAGCACCGACCGGGGCCTCGGCCCGTACCGCGCCGAACGGGCGCTCTACGAGTACGGGCCGGCCCAGGGCCTGATCAACGACCTGGTGGCCGGGGCCCTCCGTGCCGACCAGGGCATCGACGTCACCCCGGACGACATCGTCATCACCGTGGGCGCGCAGGAGGCCATGCTGCTGACCCTGCGCGCGCTGTGCCGGGACGGCAGGGACGTGCTGGCGGTGGCCGATCCCTGCTTCCCGGGGATCGTGGGCGCCGCACGGCTGCTCGGCATCCCCGTGGCCGACGTCCGGGAGGGGCCCGCCGGACTCGACCCGGAGCACCTCGCCGCCCGTTGCCGGCAGGCCCGTGCCGCGGGCCGTCGCATCCGTGCCTGCTACGTCGCCCCCGACTTCTCCAACCCGGGCGGCGTCAGCATGTCCCTCGCCGCCCGGTACCGCCTGCTGGACCTGGCGGCCCACGAGGACCTGCTGCTCATCGAGGACAACGCCTACGCCTTCACCGCCCCCGAGGACGATCACCCGCCCGGTCTCAAGGCCCTGGACACACAGCGCCGTGTCGTCCATCTCGGCACCTTCGCGAAGGTCGGGTTCCCCGGCGCCCGCGTCGGCTACGCCGTCGCCGACCAGCGGGTCCACGGCGCCGTCGGTGAGCGGTCGCTCGCCGGGGAACTCGCCGCGCTCAAGACGATGGTCACCGTCAACACCTCACCGCTGTCCCAGGCCGTCGTCGGCGGCCTCCTCCTCGAACACGGGCACTCGCTGACGGCTCTCGCCCGGCGCAAGGCCGAACGCTACCGTCGCAACCTCGCCTGCCTCACCGATGCCCTGGAACGCCACCTGGGCAACGGCATGCCCCCGGGAGTCGTCTGGCACCGGCCGGCCGGTGGCTTCTTCGTCCGCGTCGACCTGCCCGTCCCGGTCGACCTGGAGCTGCTGGAGGTATCGGCGTCCAAGTACGGCGTGCTGTGGGCACCGATGCGTCAGTTCTCCCTCACCGACCGCGGCGACCGGCAGATCCGGCTGTCGTGCAGCTACCTGGAGCCCGACGACATCGAGACGGGAGTCCAGCGCCTGGCGTCCTTCAGCCAGTGGACAGGCGCAGCGTGA
- a CDS encoding cyclase family protein: protein MPVGSFVALRTDWSSRWPDAAAMANRDADGVSHCPGWSAEELRRCLPCLPRSKSGRQLSASLGVDASPKPDSPSRRRRRRARSRAPHPVADECRRQRYPCRAGRPRRDRASSDPGPAVPVPRRARRHRSCRPLNGRRTPSDWPPPRLSAARCSAR from the coding sequence ATCCCCGTAGGGTCGTTCGTCGCGCTGCGCACCGACTGGAGCAGCCGCTGGCCCGACGCGGCGGCGATGGCGAACAGGGACGCCGACGGCGTGAGCCACTGCCCCGGATGGTCGGCCGAGGAGCTGCGACGATGTCTTCCCTGCCTGCCCAGATCGAAGTCCGGCCGCCAGCTCTCAGCGAGCCTCGGGGTGGATGCCTCGCCGAAACCGGACTCACCGTCGCGTCGCCGTAGGCGACGCGCACGATCTCGCGCACCACACCCGGTTGCTGACGAGTGTCGGCGACAGCGCTACCCGTGCAGGGCAGGCCGGCCGCGGCGAGACCGTGCCTCATCTGATCCTGGACCTGCCGTGCCAGTACCGCGCCGAGCACGGAGACACCGTTCGTGCCGCCCATTGAACGGAAGAAGGACACCGTCGGACTGGCCGCCCCCACGTCTCTCAGCGGCACGGTGTTCTGCACGCTAA
- a CDS encoding CBS domain-containing protein — MRARDLAVEYETVSVDSDAMDAARLMAEHRLPALLVVNERGEPKAILPASQMIKMLVPAYVIEDPTLAAVVDEKHADRLCQALAGRSVGDCLPSKAAPLPIADPDDTALEVAALMAQVRSPLVAVAEKVKARPGGREQGGMRLLGVITASHLLHELLGAAGASGST, encoded by the coding sequence GTGCGCGCTCGTGACCTTGCGGTCGAATACGAAACGGTGAGCGTCGACAGCGACGCCATGGACGCGGCCCGGCTGATGGCCGAGCACAGACTGCCTGCCCTGCTCGTGGTGAACGAACGGGGCGAGCCGAAGGCGATCCTTCCCGCCTCACAGATGATCAAAATGCTGGTGCCCGCCTACGTCATCGAGGACCCGACCCTCGCAGCCGTCGTCGACGAGAAGCACGCCGACCGGCTTTGCCAGGCGCTGGCCGGCCGCAGCGTCGGAGACTGCCTGCCCAGCAAAGCAGCCCCGCTGCCGATCGCCGACCCGGACGACACCGCGCTGGAGGTGGCCGCGCTGATGGCACAGGTACGCAGCCCGCTGGTGGCGGTCGCTGAGAAGGTCAAGGCCCGACCGGGCGGCCGAGAGCAAGGCGGTATGCGACTCCTGGGCGTGATCACGGCCTCGCACCTTCTGCACGAACTGCTGGGTGCCGCAGGTGCGTCGGGCAGCACGTGA
- a CDS encoding SPFH domain-containing protein, producing the protein MSSVVVAVVGVVVLLVLLALVVVTRYKVAGPSEAFIVTGRRGKQSTDPETGRIFTDNSGQKVVVGGGVFVVPFVQQKFTLDLSSRHIPVAVRGAVTLRGVKAHLEGVAIVKVGGSEDSIRAAAQRFLMQQDGIVGFTQEVLSGALRAIVGRMSVEDIIRDRAAFAGQVAEEAEASLSGQGLVLDAFQIQDISTEGSYLEDLGRPEAARAKQEADIAEAVARRAAEQARLKAEEEIAIAQRTFALKQAEIKAETDEAAARAAAAGPLAEAARSQEVLAEQEKVAQRQAALTDRELDTKVRKPADAARYQAEQEAEARRIALVKEAEADAQRSRLTGEGEKAHRAALADAVRIEGEAEAAAIGAKGAAEAEAMQKKADAFAQYGDAAVLQMLVEVLPQVVAKASEPLSAIDKMTVISTDGASQLSRTVADNVAQGVELLSSTTGVDLAELLKGMTQRAGGTRATTAAPAEANGKIEVTG; encoded by the coding sequence ATGAGTTCAGTCGTTGTCGCGGTCGTGGGAGTCGTCGTACTCCTGGTCCTGCTGGCTCTGGTCGTGGTCACGCGTTACAAGGTGGCCGGGCCCAGTGAGGCGTTCATCGTCACCGGCCGGCGCGGCAAGCAGTCCACCGACCCGGAGACCGGCCGGATCTTCACCGACAACAGCGGGCAGAAGGTCGTGGTCGGCGGCGGCGTGTTCGTCGTGCCGTTCGTGCAGCAGAAGTTCACTCTCGACCTGTCCTCGCGGCACATCCCGGTCGCGGTGCGCGGCGCGGTCACTCTGCGCGGGGTCAAGGCGCACCTGGAAGGTGTTGCCATCGTCAAGGTCGGTGGCAGCGAGGACTCCATCCGCGCCGCGGCCCAGCGGTTCTTGATGCAGCAGGACGGCATCGTCGGCTTCACCCAGGAAGTGCTCTCCGGCGCGCTGCGGGCGATCGTGGGCCGGATGTCGGTGGAGGACATCATCCGCGACCGTGCGGCATTCGCGGGTCAGGTGGCCGAGGAGGCGGAGGCGAGCCTGTCCGGGCAGGGCCTGGTCCTGGACGCCTTCCAGATCCAGGACATCAGCACCGAGGGCTCCTACCTGGAGGACCTCGGCCGCCCGGAGGCCGCCCGCGCCAAGCAGGAGGCCGACATCGCCGAGGCCGTCGCCCGGCGCGCGGCCGAGCAGGCGCGGCTGAAGGCCGAGGAGGAGATCGCGATCGCGCAGCGGACGTTCGCGCTGAAGCAGGCCGAGATCAAGGCCGAGACGGACGAGGCCGCCGCCCGCGCCGCTGCCGCCGGACCGCTGGCCGAGGCCGCGCGATCGCAGGAGGTCCTCGCAGAGCAGGAGAAGGTCGCCCAGCGGCAGGCCGCTCTGACCGACCGCGAGCTGGACACCAAGGTCCGCAAGCCCGCCGACGCGGCCCGCTACCAGGCCGAACAGGAGGCCGAGGCCCGCCGCATCGCCCTGGTCAAGGAGGCCGAGGCGGACGCCCAGCGCTCACGGCTGACCGGTGAGGGCGAGAAGGCGCACCGCGCCGCGCTCGCCGACGCGGTCCGTATCGAGGGTGAGGCCGAGGCCGCCGCGATCGGGGCGAAGGGCGCTGCCGAGGCCGAGGCGATGCAGAAGAAGGCCGATGCGTTCGCCCAGTATGGCGACGCCGCCGTGCTCCAGATGCTCGTCGAGGTCCTGCCCCAGGTCGTGGCCAAGGCGTCCGAGCCGCTCAGCGCCATCGACAAGATGACGGTCATCTCCACCGACGGCGCCAGCCAGCTGTCGCGGACGGTCGCCGACAACGTCGCCCAGGGCGTCGAACTCCTCAGCTCCACGACCGGAGTCGACCTCGCCGAACTGCTGAAGGGCATGACCCAGCGCGCCGGCGGGACCCGGGCCACAACCGCGGCTCCCGCCGAAGCCAACGGAAAAATCGAGGTCACCGGCTGA
- a CDS encoding ArsB/NhaD family transporter: MNGWQSWAAIVVFVATYGLIISEKIHRVGAALGGAALMLAIGATDDKSAFFSEHSGVDWNVIFLLMGMMMIVGVLKKTGLFEYLAIWAVKRARARPFRVMVMLIVITAAASALLDNVTTVLLIAPVTLLVCERLALPAAPFLIAEVFASNIGGIATLVGDPPNIIIASRAGLTFNDFLVHLAPLAAVLVVVLVALCRFLFRKSFVYDEARAEEVMALEEGEAIKDPRLLVQGLVVLALVVVGFVLHPVLRYEPSVVALLGAGLLIAVSAVETGEVLGEVEWPTLAFFAGLFIMIGGLIETGVIGEVSKALADAIGDNELGGSMLLLGASAVLSGIVDNIPYVATMAPITSDLVQSMGGSGDHVMWWALTIGADLGGNATAIGASANVVVLGIAERNRQPISFWQFTKYGLVVTFVTVALSAGYVWLRYFALA; the protein is encoded by the coding sequence GTGAACGGCTGGCAGAGTTGGGCGGCGATCGTCGTCTTCGTCGCGACGTACGGTCTGATCATCAGCGAGAAGATCCACCGCGTGGGCGCGGCCCTCGGCGGTGCCGCGCTGATGCTCGCGATCGGCGCGACCGACGACAAGTCGGCCTTCTTCTCCGAGCACAGTGGCGTCGACTGGAACGTCATCTTCCTGCTCATGGGCATGATGATGATCGTCGGCGTGCTGAAGAAGACCGGCCTGTTCGAGTACCTGGCCATCTGGGCGGTGAAGCGGGCACGGGCCAGACCCTTCCGCGTGATGGTCATGCTCATCGTGATCACGGCGGCGGCCTCGGCGCTGCTCGACAACGTCACCACGGTCCTGCTCATCGCCCCGGTCACCCTGCTGGTGTGCGAGCGCCTGGCCCTGCCCGCAGCCCCGTTCCTGATCGCCGAGGTGTTCGCATCGAACATCGGCGGCATCGCGACGCTGGTCGGTGACCCGCCCAACATCATCATCGCCAGCCGGGCCGGCCTGACCTTCAACGACTTCCTGGTCCACCTCGCCCCGCTGGCCGCGGTCCTGGTCGTCGTCCTTGTCGCCCTGTGCCGCTTCCTGTTTCGCAAGTCCTTCGTCTACGACGAGGCGCGCGCCGAGGAGGTCATGGCACTGGAGGAGGGGGAGGCGATCAAGGACCCCCGGCTGCTCGTCCAGGGGCTCGTGGTGCTCGCCCTGGTCGTCGTCGGTTTCGTGCTCCACCCGGTGCTGCGCTACGAGCCCAGTGTCGTCGCCCTGCTGGGCGCGGGTCTGCTCATCGCGGTGTCCGCGGTGGAGACCGGGGAGGTGCTGGGGGAGGTCGAGTGGCCCACCCTCGCGTTCTTCGCCGGCTTGTTCATCATGATCGGCGGTCTGATCGAGACCGGCGTCATCGGCGAGGTCTCCAAGGCCCTCGCCGACGCCATCGGGGACAACGAACTCGGCGGCTCGATGCTGCTGCTGGGCGCGTCGGCCGTGCTGTCGGGCATCGTGGACAACATCCCTTATGTCGCGACGATGGCGCCGATCACCAGCGACCTGGTGCAGTCGATGGGCGGTTCGGGCGATCACGTCATGTGGTGGGCCCTGACCATCGGCGCGGACCTGGGCGGCAACGCCACCGCGATCGGCGCGAGCGCCAACGTGGTTGTGCTGGGCATCGCCGAACGCAACCGGCAGCCCATCTCCTTCTGGCAGTTCACCAAGTACGGCCTGGTCGTCACCTTCGTCACCGTGGCCCTGTCGGCCGGGTACGTGTGGCTGCGCTACTTCGCCCTCGCCTGA